A genomic region of Glycine max cultivar Williams 82 chromosome 15, Glycine_max_v4.0, whole genome shotgun sequence contains the following coding sequences:
- the LOC100788352 gene encoding uncharacterized protein isoform X1, with protein MVDPKQVPLDHVLFQPNKGMVDPSSNLHYDNMLFTQIDAVYSALDSLAYRKLPVHISETSSPSKGDLDETSVNLENAKNYNGNLIKISLSLPPFRHYLVVPVVHIPTVKYLQRKTDDYYLGSLYVVMDSNAATMDGTIKQLKYGAINIISQIHDSILGHILSFLPTMEAVQTSVLSTRWINVWTSITNLKLNDRVLKKMQKKQYEHLVNTMLLHLANLSIQSFSLCLTCFHYESSQVSAWISSILEMGVQRLEIQYESNFSFTFPL; from the exons ATGGTGGACCCGAAGCAGGTTCCGTTGGACCACGTTCTCTTCCAACCCAACAAGGGGATGGTGGACCCCTCCAGTAACCTCCACTATGATAACATGCTTTTCACGCAGATCGATGCGGTGTATTCCGCGTTGGACTCCTTGGCCTACAGGAAGTTGCCAGTTCACATTTCAGAAACCAGTTCGCCTTCCAAAGGGGATCTGGACGAAACCAGTGTGAACCTCGAGAACGCCAAGAACTATAACGGGAATCTTATTaagatctctctctctctcccccctTTCAG GCATTACTTGGTTGTTCCTGTGGTGCACATTCCTACTGTTAAATATCTTCAGAGGAAAACTGACGACTATTATTTGG GTTCTTTGTACGTAGTCATGGATTCAAATGCTGCAACCATGGATGGTACAATAAAACAACTCAAGTATGGAGCAATAAACATAATAAGCCAAATACATGACAGCATTCTTGGTCACATCTTGTCTTTCCTTCCAACTATGGAGGCAGTCCAAACTAGTGTGTTATCAACGAGGTGGATCAATGTTTGGACATCCATCACCAATCTAAAATTGAATGATCGTGTACTAAAGAAGATGCAAAAGAAACAATATGAGCATTTGGTGAACACAATGCTTCTTCACCTTGCCAATTTAAGCATCCAAAGTTTCTCTCTTTGTTTAACATGTTTTCATTATGAGTCATCCCAAGTCAGTGCATGGATCTCCTCTATATTGGAAATGGGAGTCCAAAGGCTTGAAATTCAGTATGAAAGTAATTTTTCCTTCACATTCCCTCTTTAG
- the LOC100788352 gene encoding uncharacterized protein isoform X2, protein MVDPKQVPLDHVLFQPNKGMVDPSSNLHYDNMLFTQIDAVYSALDSLAYRKLPVHISETSSPSKGDLDETSVNLENAKNYNGNLIKISLSLPPFRHYLVVPVVHIPTVKYLQRKTDDYYLGSLYVVMDSNAATMDGTIKQLKYGAINIISQIHDSILGHILSFLPTMEAVQTSVLSTRWINVWTSITNLKLNDRVLKKMQKKQYEHLVNTMLLHLANLSIQSFSLCLTCFHYESSQVSAWISSILEMGVQRLEIQYESFSACC, encoded by the exons ATGGTGGACCCGAAGCAGGTTCCGTTGGACCACGTTCTCTTCCAACCCAACAAGGGGATGGTGGACCCCTCCAGTAACCTCCACTATGATAACATGCTTTTCACGCAGATCGATGCGGTGTATTCCGCGTTGGACTCCTTGGCCTACAGGAAGTTGCCAGTTCACATTTCAGAAACCAGTTCGCCTTCCAAAGGGGATCTGGACGAAACCAGTGTGAACCTCGAGAACGCCAAGAACTATAACGGGAATCTTATTaagatctctctctctctcccccctTTCAG GCATTACTTGGTTGTTCCTGTGGTGCACATTCCTACTGTTAAATATCTTCAGAGGAAAACTGACGACTATTATTTGG GTTCTTTGTACGTAGTCATGGATTCAAATGCTGCAACCATGGATGGTACAATAAAACAACTCAAGTATGGAGCAATAAACATAATAAGCCAAATACATGACAGCATTCTTGGTCACATCTTGTCTTTCCTTCCAACTATGGAGGCAGTCCAAACTAGTGTGTTATCAACGAGGTGGATCAATGTTTGGACATCCATCACCAATCTAAAATTGAATGATCGTGTACTAAAGAAGATGCAAAAGAAACAATATGAGCATTTGGTGAACACAATGCTTCTTCACCTTGCCAATTTAAGCATCCAAAGTTTCTCTCTTTGTTTAACATGTTTTCATTATGAGTCATCCCAAGTCAGTGCATGGATCTCCTCTATATTGGAAATGGGAGTCCAAAGGCTTGAAATTCAGTATGAAA